One genomic window of Desulfobacterales bacterium includes the following:
- a CDS encoding DUF1848 domain-containing protein, with protein MKSRNQIVISASRRTDIPAFYMDWFMQRLETGFFETVNPFNQKVSIVPATPDKVHTIVFWSKNFGPFIKGPYIDILIDKGYHLFFNFTVNSECLQLEPHMPPLSERLNQLESLCGNINPESVTWRFDPICFFRTSTGTIEHNLHQFKPIADRAAQCGIRRCITSFMDIYPKIQKRTASMDGFEWIDPAPDRKLQILMDMEAYLTGKGIRLYTCCENKIMGQLPADSTIRKSACIPNDLLVKLYGGRLSLKRDTGQRAKQGCGCMVSSDIGSYRHHPCPNGCLYCYANPLSTHLKNKTGYNDTTA; from the coding sequence ATGAAATCCCGAAACCAGATCGTTATCTCAGCATCCAGACGAACCGATATCCCGGCATTTTATATGGATTGGTTCATGCAGCGGCTGGAAACCGGTTTTTTTGAAACCGTCAATCCGTTTAACCAGAAAGTTTCCATTGTACCGGCCACACCGGACAAGGTCCACACGATCGTGTTCTGGTCCAAAAATTTCGGCCCTTTCATCAAAGGACCCTATATCGATATACTCATCGATAAAGGATATCATCTGTTTTTTAATTTTACGGTAAACTCCGAATGCCTGCAGCTTGAACCTCACATGCCACCGCTTTCGGAGCGACTGAATCAGCTCGAGTCCCTTTGCGGGAACATAAATCCGGAATCGGTCACCTGGCGCTTTGATCCAATCTGCTTTTTCAGAACATCCACCGGAACGATCGAGCACAATCTTCATCAATTTAAACCCATTGCCGACAGGGCGGCACAATGCGGAATCCGTCGATGTATCACAAGCTTTATGGATATCTACCCCAAAATTCAAAAACGGACCGCTTCCATGGACGGATTCGAATGGATTGACCCCGCGCCGGACAGAAAACTTCAAATTCTGATGGATATGGAAGCCTATCTGACCGGAAAAGGCATCCGGCTGTATACCTGCTGTGAAAACAAAATCATGGGACAGCTTCCCGCCGATTCCACCATTCGGAAAAGCGCCTGCATACCCAATGACCTTCTGGTCAAACTGTACGGCGGCCGGCTTTCCCTCAAACGGGATACGGGGCAGAGAGCAAAGCAGGGATGCGGCTGCATGGTATCCTCCGATATCGGATCCTACCGGCACCACCCCTGCCCGAATGGCTGCCTG
- the dksA gene encoding RNA polymerase-binding protein DksA — translation MKTTDYDFFRKLITQQLEELRDKANRTVSSLKNAPEHLADPADRASADLEQNFMLRIRDRESKLINKLQSALERLNDGTYGICEECGNEISINRLKARPVTELCIDCKTRSERIEKVIGM, via the coding sequence ATGAAAACGACCGATTACGATTTTTTCAGAAAACTTATTACCCAACAGCTGGAAGAACTTCGCGATAAAGCCAACCGCACCGTTTCAAGCCTGAAAAACGCCCCGGAACACCTGGCAGACCCGGCCGATCGCGCATCTGCTGACCTGGAACAAAATTTCATGCTCCGGATAAGGGACAGGGAAAGCAAACTTATCAACAAATTGCAATCTGCGCTTGAACGTTTGAACGACGGCACCTATGGAATTTGTGAGGAATGCGGAAATGAAATTTCAATCAATCGCCTTAAAGCCCGCCCGGTTACGGAATTATGCATTGACTGTAAAACCAGATCAGAAAGAATTGAAAAAGTCATAGGTATGTAA
- a CDS encoding CBS domain-containing protein encodes MSVGEICNREVVIAYKETDIVEIARLMRQFHVGDIVVVVPHGDQPVPVGIITDRDIVIELIAGEVDLKSVTAGDVMSFDLITARESDGIWDTLERMKANGIRRMPVINERGGLEGILTVDDLLVLFSEELISLARVTMHQQRQEKKFRE; translated from the coding sequence ATGTCCGTTGGAGAAATCTGTAATCGTGAAGTGGTAATCGCCTATAAGGAAACCGACATCGTCGAGATAGCCAGATTGATGCGGCAATTTCATGTGGGCGATATTGTCGTCGTTGTGCCGCACGGGGATCAACCCGTACCCGTAGGCATTATTACCGATCGTGATATTGTCATCGAATTGATTGCCGGAGAGGTCGATCTGAAATCGGTCACTGCCGGAGATGTGATGAGCTTTGATCTGATCACGGCAAGAGAAAGTGACGGGATATGGGATACCCTTGAACGGATGAAAGCAAACGGGATTCGAAGAATGCCTGTGATCAATGAAAGAGGGGGTCTAGAAGGCATCCTGACGGTGGATGATTTGCTTGTGTTGTTTTCAGAAGAACTGATATCGCTTGCCAGAGTGACGATGCATCAGCAAAGACAGGAAAAAAAGTTTCGTGAGTAA
- the serC gene encoding 3-phosphoserine/phosphohydroxythreonine transaminase: MKTKRIYNFNAGPAALPASVLEQIQESFLNLGGSGMSITEISHRSKTFDDILNDAIARTKRLLNLDDSFHVLFIQGGASLQFCMIPMNLLGQDQFADYVDTGTWSTKAIKEVQIQGKQANVVASSKDRNFCYIPEDIRFTPGAAYVHITTNNTIKGTQWATLPDTGTVPLIADMSSDFMSRPFDARPFGLIYAGAQKNIGPAGACMVIIRDDMVKRVPDALPTMLKYTTFTSKNSLFNTPPCFTIYTIQLVLKWMEEEIGGLEKMNQINSKKAALIYDVLDSSDFYKGTADTGSRSKMNITFRLPTEELETRFIREALDNDMGGLKGHRSVGGCRASIYNAVPVEAVETLTDFMKTFEKQNG; encoded by the coding sequence ATGAAAACAAAAAGAATTTATAACTTTAACGCTGGACCGGCAGCCCTCCCGGCAAGTGTTCTTGAACAAATCCAGGAATCATTTCTAAACCTGGGGGGCTCCGGCATGTCGATTACGGAAATCAGCCACCGATCCAAAACGTTTGACGACATTCTCAATGATGCCATCGCCCGTACCAAACGGTTGCTGAATCTTGATGATTCATTCCATGTTCTTTTTATTCAGGGCGGTGCCAGCCTTCAATTCTGCATGATTCCAATGAATTTGCTGGGGCAGGACCAGTTTGCCGATTATGTCGACACGGGCACATGGTCAACCAAAGCCATAAAAGAAGTTCAGATCCAGGGTAAACAGGCCAATGTTGTGGCATCCTCCAAAGACAGAAATTTCTGCTATATACCTGAAGACATCCGGTTTACCCCCGGAGCGGCATATGTCCATATCACCACAAACAATACCATCAAGGGTACGCAGTGGGCCACCCTTCCGGATACCGGAACAGTCCCCCTCATTGCCGATATGTCCTCTGATTTTATGAGCCGGCCGTTTGATGCACGCCCCTTTGGACTCATTTATGCCGGCGCACAGAAAAATATCGGCCCGGCCGGCGCATGCATGGTCATTATCCGGGATGACATGGTTAAAAGAGTGCCCGACGCGCTGCCCACCATGCTCAAATACACTACGTTTACATCCAAAAACTCTTTATTCAACACGCCCCCCTGTTTTACCATCTACACCATCCAGCTGGTATTAAAATGGATGGAAGAAGAAATCGGAGGCCTTGAAAAAATGAATCAGATCAACAGCAAAAAGGCTGCACTGATCTACGACGTACTTGATTCAAGCGATTTTTACAAAGGCACAGCGGATACTGGCAGCCGGTCGAAGATGAACATCACATTCCGCCTGCCAACCGAAGAACTTGAAACCAGATTTATCCGGGAAGCGCTTGACAACGATATGGGCGGGTTGAAAGGCCACCGGTCGGTTGGCGGATGCCGGGCATCCATCTATAATGCGGTCCCTGTTGAAGCCGTAGAGACGCTTACCGATTTTATGAAAACATTCGAGAAACAAAACGGATAA
- the hisD gene encoding histidinol dehydrogenase yields the protein MKIYHYPSEAAQEKITAIVNRGMNFNEKDSEAVSRIIDDVKKRGDAAVVMYARRFDSLNITADTLKVTRDEFDHAIETVEPEFVRSLNRAVDQITSFHRLQRQKSWFSTQRQGTVLGQIVNPVDAVGVYVPGGKGGKTPLVSSVLMGAIPARIAGVKSVAMVTPPTEAGTVDPHLLVAAGKVGVDAVYKMGSAWAIAALAFGTATVPKVDVIVGPGNMYVTLAKKILAGSVGIDMIAGPSEILIIADETANAEFVAADLLSQAEHDPVASAILVTTSARLAEAVSVSVEKQLAFLSRKDIARASLSQYGVILVVPDLTVAFDLSNRIAPEHLELQIQDPFDYIGNVRNAGAVFLGKYTPEPVGDYIAGPNHVLPTAGTARFASALSVDHFIRKTSLIHYSYDAFRSEAEDIVRLAETEGLGAHANAINVRLKHAGG from the coding sequence ATGAAAATTTACCATTATCCATCAGAGGCAGCTCAGGAGAAAATTACCGCCATCGTGAACCGGGGGATGAATTTCAATGAGAAAGATTCAGAAGCGGTTTCCCGTATTATCGATGACGTGAAAAAACGCGGTGATGCAGCAGTCGTAATGTATGCCAGGCGATTTGATTCGTTGAACATCACGGCGGATACGCTCAAGGTGACACGGGATGAGTTTGATCATGCAATAGAGACCGTGGAGCCGGAATTTGTCCGGTCTCTGAATCGTGCGGTGGATCAAATTACATCGTTTCACCGGCTCCAGCGGCAGAAGTCATGGTTTAGTACGCAGCGGCAGGGAACCGTCCTGGGGCAGATTGTAAATCCGGTCGATGCGGTGGGCGTATATGTGCCGGGCGGGAAAGGCGGGAAAACACCTCTGGTCTCTTCTGTTCTGATGGGGGCCATACCGGCAAGGATAGCCGGGGTTAAATCCGTGGCGATGGTGACGCCGCCAACCGAAGCGGGCACTGTTGACCCCCATCTTCTGGTAGCGGCCGGGAAGGTCGGGGTGGATGCGGTCTATAAGATGGGCAGTGCGTGGGCGATCGCCGCGTTGGCATTCGGCACGGCGACCGTTCCCAAAGTCGATGTCATTGTCGGGCCGGGTAATATGTATGTGACCCTGGCAAAAAAAATTCTGGCCGGTTCGGTTGGCATCGATATGATTGCCGGACCGAGTGAGATTCTCATTATTGCAGATGAAACCGCCAATGCCGAATTTGTGGCGGCTGATTTGCTGTCTCAGGCCGAACATGACCCGGTGGCATCAGCGATACTGGTGACAACCTCCGCCCGTCTGGCTGAAGCGGTCTCTGTTTCGGTAGAAAAACAGCTGGCGTTCCTTTCCAGAAAAGATATCGCACGTGCTTCACTTTCGCAGTATGGCGTAATACTCGTTGTGCCTGATCTGACCGTCGCTTTTGACCTGTCAAACCGGATTGCACCGGAACATCTTGAGCTTCAGATTCAGGATCCTTTCGATTATATTGGCAATGTACGCAATGCCGGCGCCGTTTTTCTGGGCAAATACACGCCGGAACCGGTCGGAGACTATATCGCCGGGCCAAATCATGTGCTGCCGACAGCCGGAACGGCCCGCTTTGCATCGGCGCTTTCAGTGGATCATTTTATCAGGAAAACCAGTCTCATCCATTACTCATATGATGCGTTCAGGTCGGAAGCCGAGGATATTGTCAGACTGGCAGAGACCGAAGGTCTGGGCGCCCATGCCAATGCCATCAACGTCAGGCTGAAACATGCCGGAGGGTGA
- a CDS encoding citrate synthase, translating into MSEFVKLIVDGKTYDIPVISGSEGEKAIDITELRKKTGLITFDPGFANTGSCQSSVTFMNGEKGVLRYRGIPIEDLASNSTFIETSYLLINGRLPKRKELNRMSVLLNDASLVHEDMQTFFQKFPRASHPMGILSSMVTALRSFYPELQILEEEINITVMRLLSKIRTLAAMSYKISRGHKVIYPRPDLCYCGNFLNMMFDNPVKPYTLKGDLIRALNVFWILHADHEQNCSTTAVRVVGSGRVNLYAAISAGIAALWGPLHGGANQAVIEMLSRIVKSGESVSGIIEKAKDKKQSFRLMGFGHRVYKTYDPRALILKGQCDNLLTKLNLSDPLLDVARKIEEAALKDDYFIEHHLYPNVDFYSGILLRTMGIPTNMFTVMFAIGRMPGWISQWMESIDDPRWKLCRPRQIYIGSNVQPYIPIDER; encoded by the coding sequence ATGTCTGAATTCGTCAAACTCATAGTGGACGGAAAAACATATGACATTCCCGTAATTTCCGGTTCGGAAGGGGAAAAGGCAATCGACATTACTGAACTTCGGAAGAAGACGGGCTTGATTACCTTTGATCCGGGCTTTGCCAATACCGGCAGCTGTCAGAGCTCAGTTACCTTTATGAATGGGGAAAAGGGGGTCTTACGCTATCGCGGCATCCCGATCGAGGATCTTGCCAGTAATTCGACTTTCATAGAGACATCCTACCTGTTGATCAATGGCAGGCTTCCGAAAAGAAAAGAGCTGAATCGAATGTCGGTCCTGCTCAATGATGCGTCTCTGGTTCACGAAGATATGCAGACGTTCTTTCAGAAATTTCCCCGGGCGTCTCATCCGATGGGGATTTTATCGTCGATGGTCACTGCCCTGCGCAGTTTTTATCCCGAACTGCAGATACTGGAAGAAGAAATCAATATTACGGTCATGAGACTGCTGTCAAAGATCCGGACACTGGCGGCTATGTCGTATAAGATATCCAGGGGGCATAAGGTGATTTATCCCCGGCCGGACCTGTGCTACTGCGGAAATTTTCTGAACATGATGTTTGATAATCCGGTGAAGCCGTATACCCTGAAAGGGGATCTGATCCGGGCGTTAAATGTGTTCTGGATACTGCATGCGGATCATGAGCAGAATTGCTCGACCACGGCGGTCAGGGTAGTCGGAAGCGGACGGGTGAATCTGTATGCCGCTATATCCGCAGGCATTGCCGCGTTATGGGGTCCTCTGCACGGCGGAGCGAATCAGGCTGTCATCGAAATGCTGTCACGGATCGTTAAAAGCGGGGAAAGTGTTTCCGGTATCATCGAAAAAGCGAAAGACAAAAAACAGTCGTTCAGGCTGATGGGTTTCGGTCATCGGGTTTATAAAACCTATGATCCAAGAGCCCTGATTCTGAAAGGGCAGTGTGATAACCTGCTGACGAAGTTGAATCTGTCGGACCCGCTGCTGGATGTGGCACGAAAAATCGAAGAAGCCGCATTGAAGGATGATTATTTCATCGAACATCATCTGTATCCGAATGTCGATTTTTACAGCGGCATTCTTCTCCGTACCATGGGCATACCGACCAATATGTTTACAGTGATGTTTGCCATCGGCAGAATGCCCGGGTGGATATCCCAGTGGATGGAAAGCATCGATGACCCCAGGTGGAAGCTCTGCAGGCCCCGGCAGATCTATATTGGTTCCAATGTACAGCCCTATATTCCGATTGATGAACGGTGA
- the yjgA gene encoding ribosome biogenesis factor YjgA: protein MEEKSKSQIKREMTGLQKLGEQLVELSAAQIDKLELSDELREAVLFAKNVTQNIARRRQLQYIGTLMRQIDPEPIYQFFRETSLSQQKGMAEFHQIETWRNELVEGNDTLLEDIIRRFPEADLQYLRQLVRNARNVKHTRKASRDLFRYLKTLMESRPEPTEDEPIVP from the coding sequence ATGGAAGAAAAAAGCAAATCACAGATCAAAAGAGAAATGACCGGATTACAGAAGCTCGGGGAACAACTCGTCGAGCTTTCAGCCGCCCAGATCGACAAGCTTGAATTGTCGGATGAGCTTCGCGAAGCGGTACTGTTTGCCAAAAATGTCACGCAGAACATCGCCCGTCGCCGTCAGCTGCAGTATATCGGGACGCTCATGCGTCAGATCGACCCTGAGCCCATCTATCAGTTTTTCAGGGAGACCTCCCTGTCCCAGCAGAAGGGGATGGCAGAATTCCATCAAATCGAAACCTGGAGAAATGAGCTCGTTGAAGGCAACGATACGCTGCTGGAGGATATCATCCGACGGTTTCCCGAGGCTGACCTGCAATATCTGCGTCAGCTTGTACGAAATGCCCGCAATGTCAAGCATACCCGGAAAGCATCACGCGACCTGTTCAGGTACCTGAAAACACTTATGGAATCCCGGCCCGAGCCGACGGAAGACGAGCCGATTGTCCCCTGA
- a CDS encoding radical SAM protein has translation MTILLIQPPIRDFYLTAKRTIPYGLASIASTLEQHGFTVALIDSLATSKSRVIDLPDEMAYLKEYYGTPDVSPFALFHHYRHFGYSFEHIKRLARQSRPFLIGISSLFTAYSAEALATAEAVKSVYPDIPVVLGGHHPTAMPESVMKCRAVDFVLRGEGEVSMAKLADALKNGRELTQIPGIVFRKGNGELHVSDPAMIENLDACPLPATHLVNHRFYQRKKRAAMAIVASRGCPMACSYCALGNTASRYRQRSVSSVFNEIRTAADQYDIGFIDFEDENLALDKGWLLGLLNNIKALFGSGRVELRAMNGLYPPSLDEELIKAMKEAGFKTLNLSLGSTSKEQLIRFNRPDIRYDFEQAVTIARQYDMEVVGYVIAGAPGQYPEQSVADILYLLNSGVIAGISIYYPAPGSRDFQLCERTGILPRKLSLMRSTAVPVSDTTRRTESVTLLRLGRIANFIKSLADEGIKIPGPLPMAQIRIEPDDSRRQKGIKLLQGFLSDGHIRGMTPHGEIVTHRVSAGLTNQFIQGLGRILPVAPVK, from the coding sequence ATGACTATCCTGCTAATCCAGCCGCCGATCCGGGATTTTTATCTGACGGCAAAACGCACGATCCCATACGGATTGGCCTCTATCGCATCGACGCTGGAACAGCACGGATTTACGGTGGCCCTGATTGATTCGCTTGCCACCTCAAAATCCCGGGTGATCGATCTGCCCGATGAGATGGCCTATCTGAAGGAATACTACGGGACGCCTGATGTTTCCCCGTTTGCCCTGTTTCACCACTACCGGCATTTTGGATACAGCTTTGAGCATATCAAGCGCCTGGCCAGACAATCAAGGCCGTTTCTGATCGGAATTTCCTCACTGTTTACCGCATACAGTGCCGAGGCACTGGCAACCGCTGAGGCCGTTAAATCGGTTTACCCCGACATTCCGGTTGTACTGGGGGGTCATCACCCCACCGCGATGCCGGAAAGCGTAATGAAATGCAGAGCGGTGGACTTTGTGCTTCGGGGAGAAGGCGAAGTATCCATGGCAAAACTGGCCGATGCGTTGAAAAACGGCCGTGAGCTGACGCAAATTCCCGGCATTGTATTCCGAAAGGGCAACGGGGAACTGCATGTTTCAGATCCTGCCATGATAGAGAACCTGGACGCCTGCCCCCTGCCGGCGACCCATCTGGTCAACCACCGGTTTTATCAACGCAAAAAACGGGCCGCCATGGCCATCGTCGCCAGCAGGGGCTGTCCCATGGCCTGCAGTTACTGCGCGTTAGGCAATACGGCATCACGGTACCGGCAAAGAAGCGTTTCATCCGTATTCAATGAAATCAGGACGGCTGCCGATCAATATGATATCGGCTTCATCGATTTTGAAGACGAAAACCTGGCACTTGATAAAGGCTGGCTCCTGGGCCTGCTGAACAACATAAAGGCCCTGTTCGGATCCGGCCGGGTCGAGCTGAGAGCCATGAACGGGCTTTACCCGCCTTCGCTGGATGAGGAACTGATCAAAGCGATGAAAGAGGCCGGGTTTAAGACCCTGAACCTTTCGCTGGGTTCGACTTCAAAGGAGCAGCTGATCCGATTCAATCGCCCGGATATCCGTTACGATTTTGAACAGGCAGTGACCATCGCCCGGCAATATGATATGGAGGTGGTCGGCTATGTAATTGCCGGGGCTCCGGGGCAATATCCGGAACAGTCGGTTGCCGATATCCTTTATCTGCTCAATAGCGGAGTGATCGCCGGAATATCGATCTATTATCCGGCTCCCGGCAGCAGGGATTTTCAACTATGCGAACGGACCGGCATTCTTCCCCGGAAGCTGTCACTGATGCGATCGACCGCGGTGCCCGTCTCAGATACAACCCGCCGGACAGAATCGGTAACGCTGCTGCGTCTGGGACGAATTGCAAATTTCATAAAATCCCTGGCGGATGAAGGCATCAAAATCCCCGGCCCGCTGCCCATGGCTCAAATTCGAATCGAACCGGATGACAGCCGCCGGCAAAAGGGAATAAAGCTGCTTCAGGGATTTTTATCCGATGGCCACATAAGGGGCATGACCCCCCACGGTGAAATCGTTACCCACAGGGTCTCTGCCGGGCTTACCAACCAGTTTATCCAGGGGCTTGGCAGGATTTTACCCGTGGCGCCCGTAAAATAA
- a CDS encoding phosphomannomutase/phosphoglucomutase, whose protein sequence is MNSEIFREYDIRGITGKDITPQDVILIGKGVGTYLIRHGCQKISVGRDCRISSDLFSEKLIEGLLSTGCHVTDIGVCPTPILYFSIQHFNLQGGVMVTASHNPPKYNGFKLCRNSDSIHGKELQKVADIIRSGDFIQSSGAISTADALSPYSDYILNNITISKPLKVGIDAGNGTAGVVAVPIIKQLNCQVFDLYCDMDGRFPNHEADPTVLGNMKDLIRLVKDHHLDIGIGYDGDGDRIGIVDDQGHIIYGDKLIIIFAREILSRKPGATFISEVKCSKTLYDDIEKHGGRAIMWKTGHSIIKAKMKQEKAELAGEMSGHMFFSDRYLGYDDAVYASCRLLEILANTGKSLSELLSDVPETFTTPEIRVDCPDDQKFKIVAELTDYFRKHYPVIDIDGARVLFDDGWGLVRASNTQPALVLRFEAISPERLENIRAVIETAIDNIRLEPCN, encoded by the coding sequence ATGAATTCTGAAATATTCAGAGAATATGATATCAGAGGCATCACCGGAAAAGATATTACACCGCAAGATGTCATTCTCATCGGAAAAGGCGTGGGCACGTACCTGATCCGTCACGGCTGCCAGAAAATCAGCGTCGGCAGGGACTGCAGAATCTCATCAGACCTTTTTTCGGAAAAACTCATTGAAGGGTTACTGTCAACCGGATGTCACGTGACCGATATCGGGGTGTGTCCGACCCCGATACTTTATTTTTCCATCCAGCACTTCAACCTGCAGGGCGGCGTCATGGTTACCGCAAGCCATAACCCACCGAAATATAACGGTTTCAAACTCTGCCGGAATTCAGATTCAATCCATGGCAAAGAACTTCAGAAAGTGGCGGACATCATCCGAAGCGGCGATTTTATTCAGAGCAGCGGCGCCATATCTACGGCAGATGCCCTCAGCCCCTATTCCGATTATATCCTGAATAACATCACGATCTCCAAACCGTTAAAGGTGGGCATCGATGCAGGTAACGGGACAGCCGGCGTTGTTGCTGTACCGATCATAAAACAGCTCAACTGCCAGGTGTTTGATTTATACTGCGATATGGACGGCAGGTTTCCGAACCACGAGGCAGACCCGACCGTCCTTGGCAACATGAAGGATCTGATCCGGCTGGTCAAAGACCACCACCTGGATATCGGCATCGGGTACGATGGCGACGGAGACCGCATCGGCATCGTGGATGATCAGGGGCACATCATCTACGGCGACAAACTCATCATTATTTTTGCCAGAGAAATTTTATCCAGAAAGCCGGGTGCCACGTTCATCTCTGAGGTCAAATGCTCCAAAACCCTGTATGACGATATAGAAAAACACGGGGGACGTGCCATCATGTGGAAGACCGGTCACTCCATCATCAAAGCGAAAATGAAGCAGGAAAAAGCGGAACTGGCCGGGGAAATGAGCGGACACATGTTTTTTTCCGATCGCTACCTCGGATATGACGACGCCGTCTATGCCTCCTGCCGGCTTCTTGAAATTCTTGCCAATACGGGAAAATCCCTATCGGAGCTGCTGTCCGATGTTCCTGAAACATTTACGACTCCGGAAATCCGGGTGGACTGTCCGGATGATCAAAAATTTAAAATCGTGGCAGAACTGACAGACTATTTCCGGAAGCATTACCCGGTCATCGACATTGACGGCGCCCGGGTGCTGTTTGATGACGGGTGGGGACTGGTCCGGGCATCAAACACGCAGCCGGCGCTGGTCCTCCGGTTCGAAGCCATTTCCCCGGAACGGCTGGAAAATATTCGGGCCGTGATTGAAACAGCTATAGACAATATCCGGCTGGAGCCCTGTAATTAA
- the uppP gene encoding undecaprenyl-diphosphatase UppP — MEPIQACILGCIQGLTEFLPISSSGHLVLFQHLFGMQEPQLFFDISVHVGTLIAVMAFFRDDILSILKAVSRLLTGRAGQSSHHPDSPHIRLVMLILIGSIPTAILGLLFHRIADQIFSSVLIVGIMLMITGALLWSSRWIGKETKTIRTFSIKDALTIGLVQGIAILPGISRSGSTIVAGLFRGLDRELAARYSFLLSIPAIAGAELLSLKDIPLHISTFDLPIIIGTITAGITGYCSLKLLLYLIRKGNLHLFAPYCWLIGIIAIIYGR, encoded by the coding sequence ATGGAACCGATTCAGGCATGTATACTGGGGTGTATTCAGGGGCTGACCGAATTTTTACCGATCAGCAGTTCAGGCCATCTGGTTTTGTTTCAGCATCTTTTCGGCATGCAGGAACCGCAGCTTTTCTTTGATATCAGCGTTCATGTCGGAACGCTGATCGCTGTGATGGCGTTTTTCCGGGATGACATCCTTTCCATCCTGAAAGCAGTTTCCCGTCTGTTGACAGGCAGGGCCGGCCAGTCTTCCCATCACCCCGACAGCCCCCATATCCGGCTGGTGATGCTGATCCTTATCGGTTCCATCCCTACCGCCATTCTCGGACTCCTGTTTCATCGCATTGCCGATCAGATTTTTTCTTCGGTTCTGATTGTTGGCATCATGCTGATGATAACCGGCGCCTTATTATGGTCGAGCAGATGGATAGGCAAAGAGACGAAAACCATCCGCACTTTTTCCATCAAAGATGCCCTGACAATCGGCCTGGTCCAGGGGATAGCCATTTTACCCGGCATATCCAGATCCGGCTCCACCATCGTTGCCGGGCTTTTCCGCGGACTTGACCGCGAACTGGCCGCCAGGTATTCGTTTCTGTTGTCCATTCCGGCTATAGCCGGCGCTGAGCTCCTGAGTCTGAAAGATATCCCCCTCCATATCAGCACATTTGATTTGCCCATCATCATAGGTACCATTACTGCAGGTATCACGGGATACTGCTCTCTGAAACTGCTTCTTTATTTAATCCGCAAGGGCAATCTTCATCTGTTTGCCCCATACTGCTGGCTTATCGGCATCATCGCCATAATCTATGGGCGATAA